A window of Pseudomonadota bacterium genomic DNA:
TTCACCCACGAGGATTGGGACCACTGGGGCTTCGTGGTGCGCGTGGGCGATGCGCTAGCGGCCTATCGCAACGTGTGTCCCCATGCGGGTCATCCCATGAACTGGGCGCCCGACGCGTTCCTGACGCCAGACGAAGAGCACCTCATCTGCGCCTCGCACGGCGCCATCTTCGATCGCTTGAGTGGGGAATGCATCGCGGGGCCCTGTCCGGGCCAGCGCTTGCAGGCGGTGGCCGTCCGCGTGGACGACGGGCGTGTGCAGGTGGCGCCAGCGCAGGCGGCTGGCGCAGGGCAGGACTGACCGCGGTCTTCGCGGATCAGCGATCGCCGGCGTCGAAGTAATCGAGGGGATCGAACCAGACGGCGTGCGGACTATCGTCGTAGTCCACGCCGTAGTCTTCTTTCTGTAGATCCATCGAGCCGGTGTAGTCCTCCGGCGGCTGTATCTCCATCGGCTCCTGGTCATCCCAGGTGTCGACGTCGATCTCCTCGACGGTGCCATCGAAATGCTGGGTCTCGATGGTGCCCGAAGGCTCATCCAACGCGACCACTTCGAATACGCGGCCATCCGTGTGCCGGTACCAGCCTCCCACGCTCGGAACGACTAGGTTTGCCATCACGCACCCCGTTTTTGTTGCAGTGCCTCGCAGACGTCACAACTCGCCTCCATAATACGCCCCTCCTCGCCCGAGGGAAGTGGAGTTCCGGCACCTGTCGCCGGCTGTTGGATAGCTGATCGCCATGTTCGAGTCGTTCGTTAAAACCTTCGTCGTGTTCTTCGTGGTCGTAGAACCGATCTCGCTGGTGCCCGTGTTCGCGGCGCTCACCCGCGGCGGCGGCGCGGTATTCCGCCGGCGCATGGCCGTGAAGTCCGTGGCGCTCGCGGCGGTGATCTTCGCCCTGTTTCTGCTCAGCGGCGATCTGCTTCTGCGCACCCTCGGCATCAGTCTGGACGCGTTCAAGATCGCGGGCGGCTTGCTGCTGTTTCTGCTCTCAGTCGACATGGTGTTCGCGCGCCAGTCGGGTCTGCGTTCGGCCACCGTGCGCGAGCAGGAGGAAGCCCGCTATCGCGAGGACATCTCCGTCTTCCCCCTGGCCTTTCCCCTAATCGCAGGGCCGGGCGCCCTGGCCACCTTGGTGCTCCTCGGGGCGAGCACGGACGGGGATCCGGTGGCGATGGCCGCGCTGGGCTTGGTGGTGCTGACGGTGCTTGCGATCACGCTCGCGCTCCTGCTCGGCGCGCGCTATGTGGAACGGCTGATCGGGGTCACCGGCGCCAACGTGATCAGTCGCCTGGCTGGCGTGGTGTTGGTGGCGTTGGCGGTGCAGTTCGTGATCGACGGCGTGCGCGACACGGTGGTCAGCACGCGCCAGGCGGTACAAGCTCTGGAGGCTCAGGCAACGGCGGTGGCACCGCCAGTCGACGACGCGACGACCGCCCCCGTGCCTGAGACGGAAACGCCCCAGGCGCCCGCCGAACCCTCTTCGCCAGAAACCTAAACGACTCGATAGGCGAGATCCAGCACCTCGTGGCCCAGGCGTTCGCCGCGGCGCTCGAAGTGCGTTTGCGGGCGCGTGGTGGCGGCGGCTAGCTGTGCCTCGTCCACGACACGCTCCAGGCCGGCGTGGGCGTCCGCCACCTCGATCATGGCCTCGCCGTAGGGCGCCCAGTCCGTCGCCATGTGGAGGATGCCGTCAGGCCGCAGGGCGCGGCTCACCAGATCGAGGAAGGCCGGTTGCACGATGCGTCGCTTGTGGTGGCGCTTCTTCGGCCAGGGGTCTGGGAAGAGCAGCATCACCCGGTCGATCGCGTCGGGGGCCAGGCGATGCTCGAACACCTCGACGGCGTCTTGCTGCGCGATGCGTACGTTGCTCAGCCCGCGCTCCTCGATGCCGTTCAGGGCGCGGCCAACGCCGGGTGGGTACACCTCGATGCCAAGGAAGTTTTGCTCCGGGAAGCGCTCGGCGTGCCAGAGCAAGCTGGCGCCGTTGCCGAAGCCTATGTCCACGCAGCAGGGGGCGTCACGACCGAAGGTAGCGCTCAGGTCGATCGGCGTGTTGTCGATCGGGATGCCCAGCTCCGGGTACAGGCGCTCGAGGCCTTCGCGCTGGGCGCGGGTGAGCCGTCCGTCGCGCC
This region includes:
- the trmB gene encoding tRNA (guanosine(46)-N7)-methyltransferase TrmB is translated as MRSFVRRDGRLTRAQREGLERLYPELGIPIDNTPIDLSATFGRDAPCCVDIGFGNGASLLWHAERFPEQNFLGIEVYPPGVGRALNGIEERGLSNVRIAQQDAVEVFEHRLAPDAIDRVMLLFPDPWPKKRHHKRRIVQPAFLDLVSRALRPDGILHMATDWAPYGEAMIEVADAHAGLERVVDEAQLAAATTRPQTHFERRGERLGHEVLDLAYRVV
- a CDS encoding DUF6763 family protein; the encoded protein is MANLVVPSVGGWYRHTDGRVFEVVALDEPSGTIETQHFDGTVEEIDVDTWDDQEPMEIQPPEDYTGSMDLQKEDYGVDYDDSPHAVWFDPLDYFDAGDR
- a CDS encoding MarC family protein yields the protein MFESFVKTFVVFFVVVEPISLVPVFAALTRGGGAVFRRRMAVKSVALAAVIFALFLLSGDLLLRTLGISLDAFKIAGGLLLFLLSVDMVFARQSGLRSATVREQEEARYREDISVFPLAFPLIAGPGALATLVLLGASTDGDPVAMAALGLVVLTVLAITLALLLGARYVERLIGVTGANVISRLAGVVLVALAVQFVIDGVRDTVVSTRQAVQALEAQATAVAPPVDDATTAPVPETETPQAPAEPSSPET
- a CDS encoding Rieske 2Fe-2S domain-containing protein, translated to MSDDSAWVDVAPLEEFEDPGTRGFTHEDWDHWGFVVRVGDALAAYRNVCPHAGHPMNWAPDAFLTPDEEHLICASHGAIFDRLSGECIAGPCPGQRLQAVAVRVDDGRVQVAPAQAAGAGQD